The Taeniopygia guttata chromosome 19, bTaeGut7.mat, whole genome shotgun sequence genome window below encodes:
- the EMC6 gene encoding ER membrane protein complex subunit 6: protein MAAVVAKREGPQFISEAAVRGNAAILDYCRTSVSALSGATAGILGLTGLHGFIFYFLASVLLSVLLVLKAGRRWNKYFKSRRPLFTGGLVGGLFTYVLFWTFLYGMVHVY, encoded by the coding sequence ATGGCCGCCGTGGTGGCCAAGCGCGAGGGGCCGCAGTTCATCAGCGAGGCGGCGGTGCGGGGCAACGCGGCCATCCTGGACTATTGCCGCACCTCGGTGTCCGCCCTGTCGGGCGCCACCGCCGGCATCCTCGGCCTCACCGGCCTGCACGGCTTCATCTTCTACTTCCTGGCCTCCGTCCTCCTCTCCGTGCTGCTGGTGCTGAAAGCCGGCCGGCGGTGGAACAAGTACTTCAAGTCGCGGAGGCCGCTGTTCACAGGGGGGCTGGTGGGAGGGCTCTTCACCTACGTCCTGTTCTGGACTTTCCTGTACGGAATGGTTCACGTGTACTGA